A window from Culex pipiens pallens isolate TS chromosome 3, TS_CPP_V2, whole genome shotgun sequence encodes these proteins:
- the LOC120432398 gene encoding uncharacterized protein LOC120432398 yields the protein MIKFIHLESHITEQVVERSSPAISAMEHHFSSISFSFKVLKIFGLWRTSDERYSYKVYRMFFICVFFLFYLGSIFVSALTVSTVDEFFSEILYIALTEIVLAFKTVTGFFKFHTIHRLHQQSLSTEFKPLNAKERKIFDKSVTRINKYFWLLLCSTCTVWFNLLALFSGQFKLPMFPWMLGIPYGRHLPYNFYFLAVYQITGMFLHAFINIIHDIQVCYLLEAGSIQLMLLEERFSTTQSKQTGRHNHRKLYIKYMEHFVKITNFVKQVESVWSKAICSQFCASGITICAISFRLSSV from the coding sequence ATGATCAAATTTATACATTTGGAAAGTCACATAACAGAACAAGTTGTTGAAAGAAGCAGTCCAGCAATCAGTGCAATGGAACACCACTTTTCTTCGATAAGTTTTAGTTTCAAAGTTCTCAAAATATTCGGACTTTGGCGCACCAGCGACGAACGTTACTCGTACAAAGTTTATCGAATGTTTTTCATCTgcgtatttttcttgttttatctgGGATCAATATTTGTCAGTGCACTAACAGTCAGTACTGTGGACGAATTCTTCTCCGAAATATTGTACATTGCGCTGACGGAAATTGTCTTGGCATTTAAAACCGTAACTGGTTTCTTCAAATTCCACACCATTCATCGACTTCATCAGCAATCGCTTTCGACGGAATTTAAACCTTTAAATGCCAAAGAAAGAAAGATTTTCGACAAGTCTGTCACCAGAATCAACAAGTACTTCTGGCTTCTATTGTGCAGCACGTGCACCGTTTGGTTTAACCTATTGGCTCTGTTCAGCGGACAGTTTAAACTTCCAATGTTTCCGTGGATGTTGGGAATTCCTTACGGGCGACATCTGCCCTACAACTTTTACTTTCTTGCCGTCTACCAAATCACCGGAATGTTCCTCCACGCGTTTATCAACATTATTCACGATATTCAAGTGTGTTACCTACTGGAAGCAGGATCCATCCAGCTAATGCTACTCGAAGAACGGTTCAGTACGACCCAGTCCAAACAAACTGGTCGACACAATCATCGAAAACTTTACATCAAATACATGGAACATTTCGTCAAGATTaccaactttgtaaaacaagtAGAAAGTGTATGGTCCAAGGCGATCTGCAGCCAGTTTTGTGCAAGCGGAATAACGATTTGTGCGATTTCTTTCCGGTTGTCGTCGGTATGA
- the LOC120432400 gene encoding ninjurin-2 isoform X1 — MASILPAALGGGDSDRVLKSMDANRYATKKTIAQGMLDIALLTANASQLKYILQVGEKHEFYTLMLTLISISIILQLIVGILFVIIGSLNINRKTDQTAAVILNDVILVLIFLLSLINVIISGFGIEHSSQPLRLLDRETVDSRPSTSTRNEV, encoded by the exons ATGGCTTCGATTCTGCCTGCAGCGCTGGGAGGTGGCGATAGTGACAGAGTC ctgaaatcgaTGGACGCGAACCGGTATGCCACCAAGAAGACGATCGCCCAGGGTATGCTGGACATTGCCCTGTTGACGGCCAACGCGTCCCAGCTCAAGTACATCCTGCAGGTCGGAGAAAAGCACGAGTTCTACACCCTGATGCTGACTCTGATTAGTATCTCAATCATACTGCAG CTCATTGTGGGAATCCTCTTTGTAATAATCGGTAGTTTGAACATCAATCGAAAAACTGACCAAACGGCCGCCGTCATACTAAACGATGTCATACTCGTACTAATTTTCCTACTCTCACTAATCAACGTAATAATATCTGGTTTCGGTATCGAGCATTCGTCCCAGCCCTTACGGTTGTTGGATCGCGAAACGGTCGATTCCCGACCATCGACCAGCACTAGAAATGAAGTGTAG
- the LOC120432400 gene encoding ninjurin-2 isoform X4 — translation MASILPAALGGGDSDRVLKSMDANRYATKKTIAQGMLDIALLTANASQLKYILQVGEKHEFYTLMLTLISISIILQVTAAMLAVILSLVNFHKGKLQQQVANLLNHFSLGFVVMALFCDIIKMNFGLDPAVPYIHS, via the exons ATGGCTTCGATTCTGCCTGCAGCGCTGGGAGGTGGCGATAGTGACAGAGTC ctgaaatcgaTGGACGCGAACCGGTATGCCACCAAGAAGACGATCGCCCAGGGTATGCTGGACATTGCCCTGTTGACGGCCAACGCGTCCCAGCTCAAGTACATCCTGCAGGTCGGAGAAAAGCACGAGTTCTACACCCTGATGCTGACTCTGATTAGTATCTCAATCATACTGCAG GTCACAGCCGCCATGCTGGCGGTTATCCTATCGCTGGTTAACTTTCACAAGGGAAAACTTCAGCAGCAGGTCGCGAACCTTCTCAATCATTTCTCGCTTGGCTTCGTGGTGATGGCACTGTTCTGCGATATAATCAAGATGAATTTTGGCCTGGATCCGGCAGTTCCTTACATTCACAGTTAG
- the LOC120432399 gene encoding uncharacterized protein LOC120432399, giving the protein MESTKPFITSVRVTLWIYRCFGIWRENNQSAWYKTYRWIFTVPFLHVYLLSMVIGAFRKNSEELWKDDLFILLTEFAMLVKTVSTYRNFEEIVKLLKISVSEQFLPMYERKHRSILLNLNQILMSYLIISILTAFTTSMHIFQGNYKLPTFSWFFGIPYGPDHPLNYYLIAYYQVFGMIVHCMLNVAGDIQIAYMLATVGIQLEQLERSFTGLSRIVFQDNRRREFCRCVTHYQRVRRFAKDVERIYSAPVFVQFCVSGITMCATAFRLSTVGYNSI; this is encoded by the coding sequence ATGGAATCTACAAAACCATTCATAACATCCGTGAGGGTAACCTTGTGGATTTACCGCTGCTTTGGTATTTGGCGCGAAAATAATCAATCAGCATGGTACAAAACGTATCGGTGGATCTTCACGGTCCCTTTCTTGCACGTATATCTGCTATCTATGGTTATCGGAGCGTTCCGGAAGAACAGTGAGGAGCTTTGGAAGGATGATCTTTTCATTTTGTTGACAGAGTTTGCAATGCTTGTCAAAACCGTTTCCACCTATCGTAACTTCGAAGAAATCGTCAAGCTACTAAAAATATCAgtttcagaacaatttttacCGATGTATGAAAGGAAACATCGatcaattttgctaaatttaaaccaaattcTGATGTCCTATCTCATCATAAGCATACTAACGGCTTTCACTACATCGATGCACATTTTCCAAGGCAACTACAAACTGCCGACATTCTCCTGGTTCTTCGGAATCCCGTACGGTCCAGATCATCCCCTAAACTATTACCTAATAGCGTACTACCAAGTGTTCGGGATGATCGTCCACTGCATGCTAAACGTTGCTGGAGACATCCAGATTGCTTACATGCTGGCCACGGTTGGAATCCAGCTGGAACAGCTTGAGCGAAGCTTCACCGGCTTGTCCCGGATCGTGTTCCAGGACAATCGTCGTCGCGAGTTTTGTCGCTGCGTAACACACTACCAGCGGGTTCGTCGCTTTGCTAAAGACGTCGAACGCATCTACTCGGCACCGgtttttgtgcaattttgcGTGAGTGGAATCACGATGTGCGCCACGGCATTCAGGTTGTCAACTGTAGGTTACAACTCGATTTAA
- the LOC120432400 gene encoding ninjurin-1 isoform X3 encodes MASILPAALGGGDSDRVLKSMDANRYATKKTIAQGMLDIALLTANASQLKYILQVGEKHEFYTLMLTLISISIILQVTMGALNLSLSLLRDCRLHIEEYHRSANIINYIVTGGAFLVAMINLLISAFDPKVLRYVLD; translated from the exons ATGGCTTCGATTCTGCCTGCAGCGCTGGGAGGTGGCGATAGTGACAGAGTC ctgaaatcgaTGGACGCGAACCGGTATGCCACCAAGAAGACGATCGCCCAGGGTATGCTGGACATTGCCCTGTTGACGGCCAACGCGTCCCAGCTCAAGTACATCCTGCAGGTCGGAGAAAAGCACGAGTTCTACACCCTGATGCTGACTCTGATTAGTATCTCAATCATACTGCAG GTAACGATGGGAGCACTAAATCTGTCCCTGAGCTTGCTTCGAGATTGTCGGCTTCATATCGAAGAGTATCACCGATCGGCTAATATCATCAATTACATTGTAACGGGGGGTGCCTTTCTGGTTGCCATGATAAATCTGCTAATTTCGGCTTTTGATCCGAAGGTTTTGAGATATGTGCTCGATTAA
- the LOC120432400 gene encoding ninjurin-1 isoform X2, which produces MASILPAALGGGDSDRVLKSMDANRYATKKTIAQGMLDIALLTANASQLKYILQVGEKHEFYTLMLTLISISIILQIAQGVACIVLANFDINKETNHKVANMVQNISLGFNMSTVVINIMINALEVKQMSDQGPHFPADSIKSD; this is translated from the exons ATGGCTTCGATTCTGCCTGCAGCGCTGGGAGGTGGCGATAGTGACAGAGTC ctgaaatcgaTGGACGCGAACCGGTATGCCACCAAGAAGACGATCGCCCAGGGTATGCTGGACATTGCCCTGTTGACGGCCAACGCGTCCCAGCTCAAGTACATCCTGCAGGTCGGAGAAAAGCACGAGTTCTACACCCTGATGCTGACTCTGATTAGTATCTCAATCATACTGCAG ATTGCCCAAGGCGTCGCCTGTATCGTGTTGGCCAACTTCGACATCAACAAGGAGACCAACCACAAGGTCGCCAACATGGTCCAGAACATTTCGCTTGGCTTCAATATGTCCACGGTGGTGATCAACATTATGATCAATGCCCTCGAGGTCAAGCAGATGAGCGACCAGGGACCCCACTTTCCGGCAGACAGCATCAAAAGTGACTAG